AGTGTGGGGCATGCTGAcggttggggtgggggctgctATTGTGAATCATGTGGCCAGAATATGCCTTGctgagaaggtggcatttaaGGAAAGCTGCGAAGGAGGTGAAAGATTAGAAGAGAACTCtaggcagagagaggttaagaaacgtgcctggggtcacacagctagtaaattgcaaagctgggatttgaacccgggTTGGTTGCAGAGCCTGGCTCCTAACCCCTGCATTAACAGGGCCCTCCCTGTGTCTGAGACCCTCACACTTAGGGTGGAAGACAGGCAGGGAAGATCACTGCTCTTAGAGAGCTAGAGCTGGAGGGTGGGTTGGGGCAGGAATGGATGAGGGCCAGTGGGAACGGCCTCAAGGCCCGAGGCTTCAGCTCTGAAGATTCTGATCTCCCGTCCTGTCCTCCCAGGAGGCCCAGATGGATTGACCCCCTCCTGTCAGCTCTTTATTTTAATCTCAGGGGGCTCCTGGGAGCTTGCCACCCCGCTCAAGCTccaggcccctcctccctccaagtACTGGGGTGAACCAGCCACAAATCCTCCTAATCCACCAGCATCTCAGGGTGCGACCGTCTCCAGCGGCACCCAGCCTGGCAGCCAGGAGACACCATCACGCCCAcccacccacgcacccagagCTGACTGTCCAGCCCGGCCCACACAGCCTCACCCATGGGGAACAGCAAAAGTGGAGCCCTGTCCAAGGAGATCCTGGAGGAGCTGCAGCTGAACACCAAGTTCACGGAGGAGGAGCTGAGTAGCTGGTACCAGTCCTTCCTGAAGGAATGCCCCAGCGGCCGCATCACCAGGCAGGAGTTCCAGACCATCTACTCCAAGTTCTTCCCCGAGGCCGACCCCAAGGCCTACGCCCAGCACGTGTTCCGCAGCTTCGATGCCAACAGCGACGGCACCTTGGACTTCAAGGAGTACGTCATCGCCCTGCACATGACCAGCGTGGGCAAGACCAACCAGAAACTGGAGTGGGCCTTCTCCCTCTACGATGTGGACGGCAACGGGACCATCAGCAAGAACGAAGTGCTGGAGATCGTCACGGTCAGTGTCAGCCTCCGCTCTTACAGCTGAGCAGGACGGGGGTCGCCCAGGATCAGGACCCCCTGCTGCTGCCACTTCTGCACTGAGGGCCTGGCtggggatggggctggagggCCGAGTGGGGAGCCGGGCTTTGTGACTCAGTGGCTCTGAGCATGGGGTCAGGAGGGGCCTCCAACAGACCGATATTAATAGAGGGCTGGGCATGTTCCCACAGCCTCATTTTCTGCCTAAAAAAGAAGAATCTGGGTATTTCCCAATTTacctttattgtttccttctttccttctttccctcccaccttccttcctttcttcattaaAATGTCCTTCAAAACCTTCAACAGGACACTCTCAGATTCTTTCACAAGTCAttttatagatagatgataggtagatgatagaaagatagatgatagatgatagatagatgatagatagatgatagatagacgatagatagacgatagaaagatagatgatagatgattgatagatagatagatagatagatagatagatagatagatagatgatagatagatatagatattttggccacacggcttgtgggatcttagttccccgaccagggattgaacctggggtcacagccatggcagtgaaagcgcagagtcctaaccactggactaccagggaagttcctcacaAGTCATTTTAAAGACACAACATGTTTCAAATACGTCAGCCCAGGACCAGATCATCTGTTAAGATTTTTAGGTGTCtggaaaatagttttatttaatatgtaaGTAATTCATGCAATTTAGAAACCtatgcaaaagaaaatgaaaatcaccttTAATTTCATCATCCAGAGAAAACTACTGTCATCATATGGGCATATATCTTTCcagtcttttatttatatattttaaaataattttagaactaTGACATATTCCCATATGGTGTTTATCATGCTTTTGTTCAGCCACTATTTAATTATGAATGTTTTCAATATCAAACCATGTTTAATAGCTGCTTAGAATTCCACCTTATGGACGTATGATCAAATTATTTAATCATTCCTGTATTTTTGGACAATGAGGATGCTTCTATTTTTTCCTATGACATCATTTCTACTTCCCTTCATTTAGCATCATTtcactggatctttttttttgtcccccaccccatgccactttctttatttctctaattcCAGTCCTGCtaagagagagaatatttttcatattttatataatttttgatGCATTTGCAATCCTGATTTCATTCACACCATTCTTCCGCCTTATTAGGAGAAATAAACTAGCCGAGCGTTGCAGCTTGTGGTCAGTGGACTGACCGTGCATGGGTCTCCCATTAGGGGCAGGTGTGTGTGGGAACCTCACTGGCCTCTGGGCGCAGCCTGCAGAGCAAGCTCCCCTGGATGGGCAGGTGCCCAGGATGGGGGACCATGCCCTCAGAACCACCTAAAGGATGCCAGGCCCAACAGAGGCCTATGAGTTGGTGCTCCttcagggaaaggaggaagaaggggaggaagcggggtagggaggggaggggagggggaggaaagggagCAGAGATGGGGGCGGGGCGCATCCACGGCTGAGGCTATGCACGACTACGCCAAGCCTTTGCTGTTCACCAGGTCCAAGGTCACTGGCCTAGGAGTCCACACGTGTGGATTCTGATCAGCTATACCACCACCAAGCTGCGTGGCCTTGGGAAAACCGTATAACCTCCCAGCACCCAGGGTGAAGATGCAATAGTCCTTTCTTGGTCCATTCACCGAGGCCCTGACCATCTCTCCTTGGTATTAGAAGCAGGGCTGGCCAGCAGCCAGTCACCATCAGCCTTTAGCCATCCTGCCTGCACATGGTTCCCTGGCTCAGGACAGACAGGGGAGCTAAGGGAGCCACCGTACTCAGTGCTGGGCTCTGAGTGCTGTCAGCGAGGCTGGGCCCCAGCTGCTAGGTTTGATTTCCTTGCTTCTCTTGTTACAGCACAGGGAGCTGACAGGGGGCTTCCAAAGCTGCTGGTCTTCCCTCCAGGTTAATTTCATAGGCATTACTGCCCCTGCCTGGCTGGCTCCCCTGTGTCTCCAAGGCGTCCCTGCCCCAACACTTAGGTCACAAGCTGGGACACTCAAGGCTGGGGAGCCACAAACTTGAGTGTCCACTCTGGGCCTGGCCAGCCCTGGAG
The DNA window shown above is from Hippopotamus amphibius kiboko isolate mHipAmp2 chromosome 17, mHipAmp2.hap2, whole genome shotgun sequence and carries:
- the RCVRN gene encoding recoverin, whose product is MGNSKSGALSKEILEELQLNTKFTEEELSSWYQSFLKECPSGRITRQEFQTIYSKFFPEADPKAYAQHVFRSFDANSDGTLDFKEYVIALHMTSVGKTNQKLEWAFSLYDVDGNGTISKNEVLEIVTAIFKMISPEDVKHLPEDENTPEKRAEKIWGFFGKKDDDKLTEKEFIEGTLANKEILRLIQFEPQKVKEKLKEKKP